The following coding sequences are from one Rutidosis leptorrhynchoides isolate AG116_Rl617_1_P2 chromosome 11, CSIRO_AGI_Rlap_v1, whole genome shotgun sequence window:
- the LOC139876133 gene encoding probable receptor-like protein kinase At2g23200, protein MTVERMTCSVDRLSLQTGKLGHLEIKLHDIELATENFAEKYCIGSGGYGMVYRAELEHFDNTNLISVEGKNKCELPKRRSIVAIKCILKRQDKQGEQGFTAEIETLSSCRHRNIVSLLDFCDEGHHMIIVYELASNGSLDDYLGTTDKMTNFTWVQRIKICLDIADGLNYIHSNLGDKQIIHRDMKSANILLNEKWEVMIADFGLSKGYQANQLASTINTNIIAGTQVYLDPEYEEFGRLKRASDVYSFGVILFEILFGRLAYDPIYIKENANGLTPVARRCFEHKIIYEMIDPKLKEENEESIFSKGLDQVSLDTFTKITYQCVVETQTKRPTMEIVIKELKKALYAQTDEFQYHIYNSAQLFGSVA, encoded by the exons ATGACAGTTGAGCGAATGACAtgttcagtcgaccgactgtcgctGCAGACA GGAAAGTTGGGCCACTTGGAGATTAAGCTTCATGACATAGAGCTTGCCACTGAAAATTTTGCAGAAAAATATTGCATCGGGTCAGGTGGATATGGTATGGTGTATAGAGCAGAACTTGAACATTTTGATAACACAAATTTAATTTCAGTAGAAGGTAAAAATAAGTGTGAATTACCTAAGAGACGCAGCATTGTAGCTATAAAATGCATCCTAAAAAGACAAGACAAACAAGGGGAACAAGGGTTCACTGCGGAAATTGAGACACTTTCGAGTTGTCGTCATCGCAATATAGTCTCTCTTCTTGACTTTTGTGATGAGGGTCATCACATGATCATTGTTTATGAGCTTGCTTCTAACGGAAGCCTTGATGACTACTTGGGAACCACCGATAAGATGACTAATTTTACTTGGGTTCAACGTATAAAAATATGCCTTGATATTGCAGATGGGCTAAATTACATTCACAGCAATCTTGGCGACAAACAAATTATACACCGTGATATGAAAAGCGCTAATATTTTACTAAATGAGAAGTGGGAGGTGATGATTGCTGACTTTGGGCTCTCCAAAGGCTACCAAGCAAATCAACTAGCAAGCACTATCAATACAAATATCATTGCAGGCACCCAAGTGTATTTGGATCCAGAATATGAGGAGTTTGGCCGATTGAAGAGAGCTTCAGATGTATACTCTTTCGGAGTAATATTATTCGAAATTTTGTTTGGGAGGTTGGCCTATGATCCAATCTACATAAAGGAAAATGCCAACGGGCTTACTCCGGTAGCACGACGATGTTTTGAACATAaaattatatatgaaatgatagaCCCGAAGCTAAAGGAAGAAAATGAAGAAAGCATTTTTAGTAAAGGACTCGATCAAGTTTCATTAGACACGTTCACAAAAATTACATATCAATGCGTGGTAGAAACTCAAACTAAGCGCCCAACAATGGAAATTGTCATCAAAGAACTCAAGAAAGCATTATACGCTCAG ACCGATGAATTCCAATATCACATCTATAATTCAGCACAACTATTTGGATCT GTTGCATAG